DNA from Drosophila suzukii chromosome 2R, CBGP_Dsuzu_IsoJpt1.0, whole genome shotgun sequence:
TGCAAACGTTTGCCGATCTGATAAGTAATGACAGCGAAGTCTATAGTTACCTGTTCAAGATGCGACCGAGGTCGCTCCCAGATCTTCCCAGTTGGATAAGTGTGCCGAAGTATTTCGATCAGGTTTTCGTGTGGGGCAATCCCTATATGACCAACTCTGTCGAATGGAAGTCAACCGACAAAAAAATTGCCGACATAATCATGACCTTGTGGGCGAACTTTGCCAAGACCTCGAATCCCACAAAGTCGAATGTGTATGTGAAGTGGAACGCGATGACCCCCAACAATGACTCAGTGCTTCTTATCGACGAGAGCTTCAACACGGACAATTTACTAAACAATCAGCGGATCAACTTTTGGAAAGTATTATATCCCAAGATTCTCGTCTTCTCCGCCGATTGTTGCAATTCCACATTCTCGGGTAGTGCCTTAGTGATCGCCGCTTCCGTTCCAATATTATGTACTCTTAGCATTGTcgttaatatattttgaataaaGAGATCCTGCAAATAGATACCGCTTAGACCCTCTGTCAGTAATCTGTCCTACCGTTACTTATATTAATAAATACTTAATAACAACAGAACCAATATATACAAAGTTATCCGTTTGTCGTTTATTAGTCGTTCGAAACTTATACGATACTGGTTTGTTACCACGACTGCCATACATATAGGGGGTGTGCCGCAGAAATCTATAGGATTTTAAAATCACTTGAAAAGGTGTCTATAAGTATGCAGTGAGAAACGGAACGTTGCTTTTCCGACCCTAAAGATATTTTGCATACTTATAGACATCAATTTATAAGATTTTAAAACCCTAGCGATCTGGGAGTTTTCGTTTTCGCAATATACGCCATGATTTTAAGTCAAAGCTCAGAATGCTTTTTCGATACTTATTTTCGAGACTTACATATACAACTGTTAAACTAATCGCCTCTAACTTAATCGCCTTTTATATATTCATTAGTAAATGTCGTTGTCTTTTGGAGCTAAATGTATGTAAATGTTTTATGTGGAATTGCAATACTACTGCTATTCGTCAGCCTCAAAAATGTGGGCGTTGAAGATCTGGAAACCCCTAAGATGCATTTTGGAGCTTTTGCATAATGGGGTGCAGTCCTTGAACGCGCTTTTTTGGTCGAAAGTTTAAGCCATTGTCAGTGTGCCAGCTCCGATTCCATAACCCACTCCCTTCGGTCCGTAGAATTTGCCATAGCACGATCGGCAGTATATGCCGCCATCGGGTCCGTCGTTCAAGTTGGTCGAATCCAGATACTTTCGGCACTCCATGCAGTAGAAGCACAGCTTGTGCCAGACATTGTTTTTGCTCTTCATCTGCTCTGCTGCGAAAACCATAAATCCACACCGGGGACATCCGTTCTCCGACTTTTGTCCGTTGCGATCAATGAGTCCCCAACTGAAAGCAGGAATAGCGAGAAGAACATTAAGATTGGTTTGTGACTAATGTGCCATAAGTggttataaaattaaatgcgTAATTTtgaaatcttaaaaaaaattcaattcCGCAGAGAATTTGATTAAAAACAACGATGCTATACTTTTCTAATTTTTGAGTTAATGACGCGGAAATATTCTTTGTGTAATATTATGTACGTGTTGCGTTGCATTTAGgcttaaaaactttaaatgcGTTTTTCTTGAAATGCTATATTTTGAGAAGTGTCCGTCTTCTAGTAAATGAGCTATGTGTATATACTATATAGTCTTCTGCACTGAATCGCAAACTTCTGACAGAAATTATATTACGCTCTGCAAGAGTATACAAATTAATGCTctattgaaaaaaattatttttctagTTAAAATTTATGTAAGAGGTTAAATTATTATCGTGTGCTGAAGAATAAacaaatgttaaaataatgAGAAATATTATTAACTCACTGGATACTTAAAGTAAAAAGAAGGTACTTTTCAAATTTATATGTAATGCGTTTCTTaggctttaaaaaaatatattagttTAACATGCGTATAAGAAAACAGTcctaaaaatgtttaaatttaaaggaatCTTTAATTGCTCAACCTTATAAAGTTGAATAAGTTACTGACCAGCTGGGCGTGTACTCGTAGTTGGTGGACACCAGAGTGGGGGTGTGTCCGTATCCGAATCCCTTGGGGCCGTACAACTTTGCGTAGCAGAGTTTGCAGTAGATGTTGTCATCCGGACCGTCACAGGCGAGTACGGAGTCCAAAGGTCGGGTGCACCGGGCACAGTTGAAGCACTTCCTATGCCACATCTTTCCCTTGGACAACTGCAACTCTGCGGCGAACACAGCACCACCACATCGAGGACATCCCTCGCCATCCGGAGCCATGATGGAAGTCGTATCCGGAGCCACAAATGGTCGCTCGGCTCCCAAGTTATCTTCACTGTTAGatttaatttcaattgaaTTATATTAGTGTCAAAGAAAAAGACATCCTAAAGAATTGAAGGTATTTTGATGGGGACCTCTAGACCCGAAAACCCTAACATGtttttaagtaaacctttgctaTGTTAGGTGTATGTATAATATCATATCAGAATTCAAATCATGTCTTATAGGTATGCGGTGGTGTgagaaattttaaatataattaaattataattttctaCAAATATTTAGGGATCTACTTTTATAAATAGTAGGCTTTCAAATGCTTAATGCATGTTaagttatttaaaatatttgggGATCTCCCAGGGATTAACTTACGTAATGCCATCGGTTTGCAGAAAACTGGATCCACAGGCGAATCCGTAACCATGAGGTCCCCACTTTTTGCCGTAGCAAGTTTTGCAGTATACCTCATTGTCCGGACCATCGCACGCAATAATGGAGTCCAGAGTTTTGGTGCAATCCCGACACTTGAAGCACTTCCGGTGCCAGGGTCTACCTTTCGAAAGGACCTGCTCGGCGGCGAAGACAACGCCACCACATCGAGGACATCCTTCGCCTAGAGGAGCCTGAATTTGCTCCACATTTATGACAGATGCCTTGGGTGCCATATCGCTAATAAGATCGATATCTTTCATCCAATTTACCTCACTGAAATGAAGGGTATTATCTCACCTTTGCCATTCGCAATCTTTGATGTCGGACATCAACCCCAAGGACGAAATGCCAATGTGTCCGTAGCCCCTAGCACCAAACTTTTGAGCATAACATCCTGTAATGCAAATAGGCCTAGTGATCTATGCCCTCTAAACTCTAAGATTCTAAAAATACCTCTACAGTAAATGTCCTTATCCGGACCATCACAGTGAAGAGTTGAGTCTAGAGTCTTGTTGCACTGCACGCACTTGAAGCACCTCCGATGGTAGCCCTATGATACACAACATTATCCAAACGAACAGCGGAAGAACCTAGAtcattttgatatattataCCCCCTTTGTAGGGCTCACCTTTCCTCTTGCCAACATTTGCTCGGCAGCATAAACATATATGCCACACCTCGGACAGCCCAACCCATCAGGTGCTTTTGGTGGAATCTTCGGCACAACGAATCTAAAAAGATTCAGATGCTTCCCTCAATTATAGTGCTTTAAATGGACATTCATTAGGGGACCATCTTAGTCACACAGAGCAGAACACAAAACACAAGGCGGAAAGGTCGGTCGTTGTGCCTCAACAAAAAACGAAATGGGGGAATTCAACGGATCCACATAGACAGCGACAAGAGAGAACACGAATAGACATCCTATAAATAACACGTGAATAATCTTACAAATACTTAGTTTTAttgtacattttattttaacaatttaCAGTCTGTGGGCGTTGTAAACAAAGATACAAAAATGATTTTTACCAAATACCACAATGTGTTTGTATAACATTAAACAATCGTATATGCATGTTTGGTATCGTTAGCGGAATTTTTCCAGAGAATTAGAAACTAGATATTCCTGGCCAGACAAAATAAATGGGTGTGGTTTTCTTATTTGGGGTACTCTTGGTAAGGGGAGAACATTTAAAACATACAGGTTCTAATAGAAAGCAAAACTACACATTTAATTCAAGGAATTTTACACAATTTTCAtacaaaacatatttttaatttagtcCTTACTCTCTGTTTAAGTGGGCGCCAGTGTCTGTGGACAGGCAGCCGGCACCACCACCGAAACCGTATCCCTTGGGACCGTATTTGCGACCATGGCAGTTTTTGCAGAAAAGCTCCTTCTCGTGCTCCGTGCAGTTGGTCGAGTCCAGGGCCTTGTTGCACATGCCTGAAAACGAAGCAATTTTAAGCTTTAGCTATCCGCCTCGAAGGACCAAGTGCTAGAGATCCCGCTCGAAGGACCAAGGATACTTACTGCACTTGAAGCAGGTCTTGTGGAATTTGTAGCCTCCGGCAACGCGCTCCTCGGCGGCATAGACCGACTTTCCGCACGCGGGGCACTTGGGGGTTTCAACGGGAACGAAAGGCATTTTGatctgtgtgcgtgtgtgtgtctgCGAAGGGGGCAAAAAACTTTGATTATAGCTAACTGCAGCGGTGGTTCTTGTAAATCGGCGCGATtgaataatatatatatatatgtagtCCTTAGGATATATACCTCGGAGGTACTGTGTGAAGTAGTTCCTATTCGTCGGAAATGCCGCGGACTAGACTGGAAAGATTCTGTACACAGGTAGTCTATATTTGTGGATGCACACGGCACAACTAAGAAAATACAGTTTGCGTAATAAAAACAGCACTTTCTGAATATATCATTATTTATCATGCAATGCCCACGGCTGTGTGTATGTGTACTCTCGGCTATATCCACGCCGATGTCTCATTTCTGGGCTGGTAACAGCCTATAGTAACTTGTATACCATTATACAGATTTTAGGCTCTTTGTTTTTAAGTACTTAGTTTTATTGCATCCTCAAGTGCTTGGCATGCAAGTGTTTTGGGAAAAATCGAAATATTTAACTGGCCACTTCTCACGAAGGTTTTAGGGCCCTACCCCACTATACCCACCCCATACCCCCTATCCACCTATGTGTAATCCGATTTTACGCAACAATTAATTTATTAGCTTTCGACACGCACACCAAAATCCGAGCAGATGTAAATATGTATGTTTGTAGTCTAAAAATATATGCACACCCATGCGATATGTATCAAAGTACATTCATGGCCTTATTTTAGTCTTAGAAATACGAAAATAGCTCATAACTGGTCAACCCAGTtccataaataaatatgttacGCATACTATGTAAAAGTATCGCTGTTCGATCTTGATCGGAATTGAATTTACACGCCATTAAATGTTCGAAAATATGTTCCAGTTTTCGAAAAAACCGAATTCGTGTGTGGATCGAATAGCCACAAGTGTTTCATTAGGGGCAAAATGAATATGCATATGGAGATGAAGCATCTTTTCATCATCGGATGCGATGCCCATGTATAAACATATCTATAAATAAACGAGTCTCTGGGTATTTGTTAATTGTAAATCGCTCACTTGCGATTGGCAATGAGCCTAACAATTTATGAAGGCCAGACCTATTGACTCGTGATTTTCGACAATATGGTTTGCTTTGTGCCCGCATTGTTAATCCGTTGTCGATTCCGATTCAGATTCCGATACCACCACTATTTTTTGGCGACAGTTCAGGGTTAGTTTGCAAGATTGTCGGGAATTATCCACTCGATCGCCTCAAGAAAACACGGAAGTATATTTTAATTACCTCTATGGGTGgacaattaatataaaatagaAATGTGGCACAGCACTGAGTCATTTATATTAATAATCGCATCGCGCATAATTATGAATATGTAATGTAATAATTTACCATTTCTTTGGTATCGTTTAGCTTCGTTTTTAACTATAATATGCAGCTGGGGCAAAAACTATGGGTTGCTGACCTGGTCTCGCTTCATTTGACAAAGAAACCTCACCTTCAAGCccatttttcgaaaatgtgtGGCTGGCATGTTAGCATAACAAAGAAATTAATTTAGACCAATCAATTCCAGATGTGGTGATAATCAGTTTATCAGatatcatttattttttataaaatagatAAATTAATTCATAtacaaataattattataattgtaCATTTGACTTCATCATTTATTAAACCATCCAATAGTTAATCGTAATTTATACAAATTACAGTCGCTGCAATACAAATTAtgcaaaataatgtatatagTTTACAGTCACTGTAAAAATATGTTAATTTTGGTTGAGTTTCGACTTTAATCGGTTGGCGAACTCAACTTGCTGGATTTCCCTCCACTCTTTCTTTGGCTTCATCCGCTTCAACTGACCGTCCCAGACTAGATCAATCAAGCCTCCCTGCTTGGCGATCACGCTCTTCACCCGGTTCGCGAAGTCGATCGCCGACTCTCCTTCCTGCCTGTACATGGGCGGCAGGTACCACACATCGCACACAATGGCCCACGAGGTCATCATCATGTACAGATACTGCATCATCGAGTACTTCGCACTGTTCCAGAAGGCGTCGCCGAATCTGGGATCGTACCTTGAAGACAAGAGGTGAATAAGATTTAGTTCCCATTATCAGAGTATTTGAATACCCTATTTAAACACTCACTTAATGGCCACCGGGTAGATGACGCCGCCAACTTCAAAGCTTCCTTTCTTGAACTGCATAACCGAGGTGTTGTTGATGCAGGTTCCTTCCGGAAAGATGAGAATCGGTGGGTTGTTTGGATCAGAAACGTGCTGCTTTAGTCGCTCAGCCACTAAATGCCGATCCTTGGCCTCCCCGCGTTCAAACCAAATGTGAGGAGAAGCTCTGGCCAGCGCTCTTTGCAATACCCCCAAGAAGCCTCCATGGCGTTGGCCAATCTAGAACACCGAATGAAATCTTAGTATTTGCTTTTACGAACGCACACAGCAATCAGAAAcacaaaaaaccaaacacGGTAAACATGCAAAACATAAAACCATCACCAAAGCAAACTTAAATTCGGGTTAGTACCTTCGCGTGCATAGTTTCGGAGATTTAATTGTTAAATTTCAGTCTACTATAACTTTTACGACACCGCAGTTTCCAATTTGTAAGTACTAATAGGTAGTACTTTAAAATGTTGGCTCAGAAATTTAATCATTTGATTGTCCCTTTAGAACAACAAACCATCCCTAATATAAatcataatttattttttgttatgTGGGAAATACCAGTTAATAGGTGTAAGTATAATTAGCATTTTTAAAGGGGGTTTATAATTTCTGTGATTTTATTTACTACGGGAAACcaagaaaataatatgttaAATATAAAGATCGTGATTATTTCCATACGTGGGTTAGTATCTTCAGGTGCCATAGTGGCCTTACCAGGGAATAGGTCGAGTCGCACATCAGGACCAGCACATCGATGGGACTGGTATGATTGGCAACACAAATACCAGATGACGGGCGATTATCCTCATTGTGGTAGGTTATAACCGCCGATATTGCGCTGGACAAAACTCCGAAGCACATACCGAGCACCTTGTGCACGAGATCGCGCTTGAAGGGCCCATCCTTTAAATATCCCACTGCAGCGGTACAAACTGTTAACCACACTACCTAAGATTGCACAAAACGAGAATGGGAACGGTAAGGGAATTCAATTATAAAGAGCTTCAAGGTCTTGAGCATTAGCTTGGTAAGTGGGATCGCTGAAAGTCATTAGATCGGTTCATAGCCGTCATCTTTACAATCGTCTTCTTGACTCACTATTGCTATTGAACTTTCTGTAAATACATTAGTTTTAGATTTGAAAATACACACAGTGATTGACAAGTTCTTCAAGGTTGGAAGAGATTTCTTTAATAACTATGAGCTATGTAGGTCTTACATATATTCTACCGGGTCTGTAGAATTGAAAGGTCAATATTTTTATTCGCACATCGGAAATGATTATTTTCCTACAAAGCACCCCGCAAACACAATTTACCgggaaaaccacaaaaaaCAGCTGAAACTTATCGCCTGACGTTATTAAGAAAGGTAAATCGTACACGAGAAAccattaaattaataaatgtagTAATCAATAAACTGTTTTGATACCCATGCTGCTTATCTTACCTGATTCGCATTCTTGGATACTCGCACAGCAAACGAATAAACTAAAAATCAGCCAAACTTTACATTACAAAAGACACACATTTAGGCGGGgacaaaaacaaaagccaaTAATGCAACATAGAATAATACCACAAAACTACATCTTTAATCAAATTCATGCATGCATTCTCGAATCGATTTTCTGGTTGAACTCGAAATTGTTCAGCCTTATCGGGttgttataaaataattaatgtcaGCAAGGTTAACCGAAAGTAATCGAGGCATGTAGGTATGTTATTATGCGTCGGGTCTAAACTCCATGTATACAAAGATAATGCTATCGGCCAAGGCACATTTAACGAAACTCTTTGATAACATGGGTCGAAAGAAAAATAGTAAAACCGTCGAAGAATATGTATCTGCAGTTACTAGGCTGATAAACAAAGTCTGAAGCCCATGAGGTGTTTTCTTTTTACAGATATATATTGATCCTTATGATTAAGAAATATAGAGTTTCCCAAAACATAGAGTTTTACGTACAAAAAGATGCGATTTCGGGTGTTACATGCATgcattttttaaacttaatatGAAGCCAGTTTTATATGAAGAATGTAGAGTAAAAGTTCTTTCTCACCAAAGAGTAGGTACAATCGGTCGATAATATTGCCACATCCAAGGGAGATGTGTGGTTAGCTACACAGAACCCAGAAACTGTGGGCTTATATTGTTTATTGTGGAACTTGATAAAGGAGGACATAGAACTTGAAATTAGGCGGAAAGTAATTTTGAATGCCAAGCTTGCTAAGAAAAGCCGTAAAAATCGAAAAGGTAAACAAGCCACAATGGAGTTTGATACAACTGCAAATAAAACCTAggaattaaataatttttattagaGATGGATTAAATTATAAGACGGacacaaaacaaataaaaaaacgGGTAGAAATttgataaataattaatatagTTAATGACTAATCAACAAAAAATTGGTTATATCACTGGTATAATAGCTTTTATCTACAAGTTCGAGGCCAACATACTGACATGTATCTGTAGAAACTTCTAGTAAAAGTTAGTGAAACAATTCAAACAATAAACGCGCGTttcagaaaattttaaatatccTGTTTTTTTCTTCCTTAAGTATTCTTTTAGTAGGCAAATCTCAGCTGGTGTTTCATGAGTTGtgaaaataatttcattttttgcaaaTATATGACAACCAGTTGTAGTCCGTATGTCACTTTCTTTTCGTAAAGGGTAATTAGTCAACAGACCAATTCCCATGCATGAAGATAATTTCACGTCTTAAATGCGAATAAAATATTGACGAGGCTAGTCTTTGAGGGTAATTACTCGCATGCATGGGAATCGGGACAAGTCGGGTCGTCATTATGGAAAAGCCATTAAATCAACCGTTTATACTCACACCAACGAAGCAGACCAGTACTCGGAGTGGCATAAGGATTACGTATCGAATGAAAAAGCCAAACACCCAAATGGAGGTTATTTTCCAGGAAATAAATTCGTAGTGTCTATTGGTGCGTGTGAGCATGTTCCAGCTCTTGAGCTCCTCCGCCTCAAAACGCGATGTTACATCGTCTTCGATGATGGCTTCCACGCCTGACTTGACGTAGTCCAAACATTTCTCAAAATCAAAATTGATTTCATCCTGAAAGCGTAATGATATAGGAATTAGATAGGTGTCTTGGAAAAAGGAGAACCATCTCACCTTCTTGGAGGAAACTGGCTTCTCGGGCGCAGGTTCTTGCGCCTGGGGCAGCAAAACTGCATCCCTGGTGATCAAGGTGGCTCCATTGATACCTTCTTTGGATTCGGCGTCGTCCACTAGTTGCACTCCCTGTTTATCGTCAGTCTTAGTATTTTGAACGGAAAAATGTTGGTTTTCTTTGGATGCTGTCTCTATACTGACTCGACCGTactgaaaataaatttgattAGTTATTACCGAGTCAAGTTCGGGGATTATCTACAGATAAGAAAGTCATAACCGTAATCAGGCGAGGTAAATGACTGGTATACATGTGACCGAAAAGTGTTAGATATGTATGGACTTGAAACGCACTCCAAATCAAGGATAGTTTGAGAGAACCAGACTTTCGCGAATACGTTTGCGTTAGAGTACATGCGTACGACCGACGTACATAGTTTGATAGTGTTCCAAAGCTGACTATATTTATGGACTTTGGATTACCTTAACTATTCGTAACACTACACCTTTTCAGGATAAGCCACTGCACTATAACTCCTTTCGATCACTCTCATTTATTCacaaaccaaaccaaaaaCAATATTTACCTCGAATATCCTTAGGAGAAGGTTCACATACGCTTTTCGGACGCCGATTGATTTGTTTATGGCGGAAATAAATATCAGAAATGAGAGGAATCCCCCGATGGGGATCCAGAATATGTCTAGTAGCGCGCTAATCATTTTACATTTGGTTCATTGGACATTAGTTATTGTCAAGAGCAAAATACTTCCGAATTGTGTCGTGCCAATATATACAATGTTAAAACTCTTTTTTTTGCTGTAGAGGGAACTAGAGATGGGCATTAGCTGTGTTGAAAACCTGCCTCGTGCCGCGAAAACCTGGCCCGCGCCCATCTCTAACGGGAGCAAACGGAACAGGAGAAATACGAAACGATAAAATGCTGTATGGCTTGTTCCAGTGCAGGCCGTTCCGCAACAAAGGTGCACTGAAAAAATAAAggtatttagtttttatttcttaacTCGATTATTGCTCAGCCAAACCCATTTACATTTCTGCCTATGAGTTACAAAAGCTATAGTCGATAAGTCATTTACAAATAAGGAGATAAATGTATTCTATCAAAAAATGGTTTATCGATAACTTTATATTTGTAAAAACAAGACGTATAAAACGTATAATAAATctgttcaattaaattagaatAAATAAGCTTTTGATCTCATATCATTGAGATTCCTAACATCATAACcattttgttatttgtttattataatatttttgttgagctaaaaataaattaagaaataaaactATGCAATCCTtcagaaaaattaaaagatttttgtctttttattatatttttaagtcTTTAGGTGAACAAtatgcaaaattaaaaatgtaagatgttatatttatttttttaagtaagCTACATACGTTGCGTAGTCGAATGCACAATGTCGATCAAAGAGCATAATAATTAATatcattaaaaatttaagCATGAGCCCACTGGACAAATAAACTCACTACGGGTAATAAATAGTTAGCAATAGTTAGCACGAACTCATTTGACGGTCAGCTGATAATAGaaacgacaacaaatcaagccaacaaatcaaaacccGCTAAAGGAATACCCCTGACATTCcgcaggtgcagccacgaaacCGATAACATGGGAACGCTGGAATTAGAATAGACAAGTGGATGGTGTTCCCCAAGTGTGTTTTTATGTTGGCAGTTCcgtaattattattattactattatttaTTGCAACGAAGTTTAGTTTTTAACACATTAATGTTATAGTTTCGCTTAGCGCAGCGCGATGGAGTGATATGTATATGAACGAACATATATGTGCGCGTGCCTAATCGCTAAGATATTTCTATGTAGTTTTCGTTTGTATACAATAAGTGCCTTTTATATGTTAACGACGATGTcagccagcagcaacagcaatgcAAACAGCCTGATCGAGAAGGAGATCGACGACGAGGACATGCTGTCGCCGATCAAGTCCAACAATCTGGTGGTGCGGGTCAACCAGGACACGGACGACAATCTCCAGGCGCTGTTCGACAGCGTCCTGAATCCGGGTGACGCCAAGCGCCCGCTGCAGCTGCCCCTGCGCATGCGGAAGCTGCCCAACTCCTTCTTCACGCCCCCGGCGCCCTCGCACTCGCGGGCCAACAGTGCGGACTCCACCTACGACGCGGGCTCCCAGTCGAATATCAGCATCGGCAACAAGGCGGCCCAGGTCGTCCAGCAGCCAGATGGCCAGTCGCCCATCGCCGCCATCCCAACGCTCCAGATCCAGCCATCTCCGCAGCACAGCCGCCTGGCGATACATCACTCCCGTGCCCGCAGCAGCCCCGCCTCGCTGCAGCAAAACTTTAATGTGCGCGCCAGGAGCGACGCAGCAGCCAACAATCCGAATGCCAATCCGAGCAGCCAACAGCAGCCCGCTGGGCCCACTTTCCCCGAGAACAGTGCCCAGGAGTTCCCAAGCGGTGCCCCGGCCAGCTCCGGCCAGATCGATCTGGACGCCATGAACACCTGCATGTCGCAGGACATCCCCATGTCCATGCAGACAGTGCATAAGAAGCAGCGATCCTACGACGTCATCAGCCCCATCCAGTTGCAGCGCCAACTGGGCGCCTTGCCACCGGGATGGGAGCAGGCCAAGAC
Protein-coding regions in this window:
- the Mlp60A gene encoding muscle LIM protein Mlp84B, which translates into the protein MPFVPVETPKCPACGKSVYAAEERVAGGYKFHKTCFKCSMCNKALDSTNCTEHEKELFCKNCHGRKYGPKGYGFGGGAGCLSTDTGAHLNREFVVPKIPPKAPDGLGCPRCGIYVYAAEQMLARGKGYHRRCFKCVQCNKTLDSTLHCDGPDKDIYCRGCYAQKFGARGYGHIGISSLGLMSDIKDCEWQSDMAPKASVINVEQIQAPLGEGCPRCGGVVFAAEQVLSKGRPWHRKCFKCRDCTKTLDSIIACDGPDNEVYCKTCYGKKWGPHGYGFACGSSFLQTDGITEDNLGAERPFVAPDTTSIMAPDGEGCPRCGGAVFAAELQLSKGKMWHRKCFNCARCTRPLDSVLACDGPDDNIYCKLCYAKLYGPKGFGYGHTPTLVSTNYEYTPSCWGLIDRNGQKSENGCPRCGFMVFAAEQMKSKNNVWHKLCFYCMECRKYLDSTNLNDGPDGGIYCRSCYGKFYGPKGVGYGIGAGTLTMA
- the Gpat4 gene encoding glycerol-3-phosphate acyltransferase 3 isoform X1; its protein translation is MISALLDIFWIPIGGFLSFLIFISAINKSIGVRKAYVNLLLRIFEYGRVSIETASKENQHFSVQNTKTDDKQGVQLVDDAESKEGINGATLITRDAVLLPQAQEPAPEKPVSSKKDEINFDFEKCLDYVKSGVEAIIEDDVTSRFEAEELKSWNMLTRTNRHYEFISWKITSIWVFGFFIRYVILMPLRVLVCFVGVLFAVVSNSIVACLPFRFLRLFLASLAFKITFRLISSSMSSFIKFHNKQYKPTVSGFCVANHTSPLDVAILSTDCTYSLVVWLTVCTAAVGYLKDGPFKRDLVHKVLGMCFGVLSSAISAVITYHNEDNRPSSGICVANHTSPIDVLVLMCDSTYSLIGQRHGGFLGVLQRALARASPHIWFERGEAKDRHLVAERLKQHVSDPNNPPILIFPEGTCINNTSVMQFKKGSFEVGGVIYPVAIKYDPRFGDAFWNSAKYSMMQYLYMMMTSWAIVCDVWYLPPMYRQEGESAIDFANRVKSVIAKQGGLIDLVWDGQLKRMKPKKEWREIQQVEFANRLKSKLNQN
- the Gpat4 gene encoding glycerol-3-phosphate acyltransferase 3 isoform X2, translated to MISALLDIFWIPIGGFLSFLIFISAINKSIGVRKAYVNLLLRIFEYGRVSIETASKENQHFSVQNTKTDDKQGVQLVDDAESKEGINGATLITRDAVLLPQAQEPAPEKPVSSKKDEINFDFEKCLDYVKSGVEAIIEDDVTSRFEAEELKSWNMLTRTNRHYEFISWKITSIWVFGFFIRYVILMPLRVLVCFVGVLFAVVSNSIVACLPFRFLRLFLASLAFKITFRLISSSMSSFIKFHNKQYKPTVSGFCVANHTSPLDVAILSTDCTYSLIGQRHGGFLGVLQRALARASPHIWFERGEAKDRHLVAERLKQHVSDPNNPPILIFPEGTCINNTSVMQFKKGSFEVGGVIYPVAIKYDPRFGDAFWNSAKYSMMQYLYMMMTSWAIVCDVWYLPPMYRQEGESAIDFANRVKSVIAKQGGLIDLVWDGQLKRMKPKKEWREIQQVEFANRLKSKLNQN
- the Gpat4 gene encoding glycerol-3-phosphate acyltransferase 3 isoform X3 encodes the protein MISALLDIFWIPIGGFLSFLIFISAINKSIGVRKAYVNLLLRIFEYGRVSIETASKENQHFSVQNTKTDDKQGVQLVDDAESKEGINGATLITRDAVLLPQAQEPAPEKPVSSKKDEINFDFEKCLDYVKSGVEAIIEDDVTSRFEAEELKSWNMLTRTNRHYEFISWKITSIWVFGFFIRYVILMPLRVLVCFVGVVWLTVCTAAVGYLKDGPFKRDLVHKVLGMCFGVLSSAISAVITYHNEDNRPSSGICVANHTSPIDVLVLMCDSTYSLIGQRHGGFLGVLQRALARASPHIWFERGEAKDRHLVAERLKQHVSDPNNPPILIFPEGTCINNTSVMQFKKGSFEVGGVIYPVAIKYDPRFGDAFWNSAKYSMMQYLYMMMTSWAIVCDVWYLPPMYRQEGESAIDFANRVKSVIAKQGGLIDLVWDGQLKRMKPKKEWREIQQVEFANRLKSKLNQN